A window of the Macaca nemestrina isolate mMacNem1 chromosome X, mMacNem.hap1, whole genome shotgun sequence genome harbors these coding sequences:
- the LOC105478148 gene encoding Fanconi anemia group B protein isoform X1: MTSKQAMSSNKQERLLCYNGQVLVFQLSKGNFADKEPTKTPILHVRRMVFDRGTKVFVQKSTGFFTIKEENSHLKIMCCNCVSDFRTGINLPYIVIQNNKKNNVFEYFLLILHSTNKFEMRLSFKLGYEMKDGLRVLNGPLILWKHVKTFFFISSQTGKVASVSGNFSSIQWAGEIENLGMVLLGLKECCLSEEECTQEPSKSDYAVWNTKFCVYSLESQEVLSDTYIIPPAYSSVVTCVHICATEIINHQLRISLIALTRRNQLISFQNGTPKSVCQLPFGDPCAVQLMDSGGGNLFFVVSFMSNNACAVWKENFQVAAKWEKLSLVLIDDFIGSGTEQVLLLFKDSLNSDCLASFKITDLGKINYSSEPSACNEDDLFEDKQENRYLVVPPLETGLKICFSSFRELRQHLFLKEKIISKSYKALINLVQGKDDNTSSAEEECLVPLWGEEENSVHISDEKVSDNFQDSEQLVEKIWYRVMDDTLVVGVKTTSSLKLSLNDVTLSLLMDQAHDSRFRLLKCQNRVIKLSTNPFPAPYLKPDEIGLEAKRVKLTPDSKKEESFVCEHPSKKECVQIITAVTSLSPLLAFSKFCCTVLLHIMERESGNCPKDRYVVCGRVFLSLEDLSTGKYLLMFPKKKPIEHMEDLFALLAAFHKSCFQIMSPGYALNSMKVWLLEHMKCEIIKEFPEVYFCERPGSFYGTLFTWKQRTPFEGILIIYSRNQTVMFQCLHNLIRILPINCFLKNLKSGSENFLIDNMAFTLEKELVTLSSLSSAIAKHESNFMQRCEVSKGKSSVVVAALSDRRENIPPYRKELQREKKKMLQMNLKVSGALYREITLKVAEVQLKSDFAAQKLSNL; encoded by the exons ATGACTAGCAAACAAGCAATGTCATCTAACAAACAAGAAAGGCTCTTGTGTTATAATGGGCAAGTCCTTGTTTTCCAGTTGTCTAAAGGAAATTTTGCAGATAAAGAGCCTACAAAAACACCCATATTACATGTCAGAAGAATGGTATTTGACAGAGGAACAAAAGTATTTGTTCAGAAGTCCACTGGATTTTTTACCATAAAGGAAGAAAACtctcatttaaaaatcatgtgtTGCAACTGTGTGTCAGATTTCAGAACTGGAATTAACCTCCCTTACATTGtgatacaaaacaataaaaagaataatgtttTTGAATACTTTTTACTGATCCTTCACAGTACCAATAAATTTGAAATGCGTTTGAGTTTTAAACTAGGCTATGAGATGAAGGATGGCCTAAGGGTCCTTAATGGCCCTTTAATTTTATGGAAGCATGTCAAAACATTCTTCTTTATCTCTTCTCAAACTGGCAAAGTTGCTAGTGTGTCAGGTAACTTTTCCTCTATTCAGTGGGCAGGGGAGATTGAAAATTTAGGTATGGTTTTATTGGGACTAAAGGAATGTTGTTTATCTGAGGAAGAATGTACTCAAGAGCCTTCAAAATCAGATTATGCAGTTTGGAATACCAAATTTTGTGTATATTCTCTTGAAAGTCAAGAAGTATTAAGTGATACATACATTATTCCTCCTGCTTATAGCAGTGTGGTGACTTGTGTACATATTTGTGCAACTGAGATCATCAACCATCAGTTAAGAATATCTCTCATTGCCCTTACTCGAAGGAATCAGCTGATTTCATTTCAGAATGGAACTCCTAAAAGTGTGTGCCAGCTTCCATTTGGAGATCCTTGTGCAGTTCAACTTATGGATTCAGGTGGAGGAAACCTGTTTTTCGTTGTATCCTTTATGTCCAATAATGCTTGTGCTGTATGGAAAGAGAACTTTCAG GTTGCTGCGAAGTGGGAAAAACTTAGCTTAGTACTGATAGATGACTTTATTGGAAGTGGAACTGAACAAGTACTCCTACTTTTTAAGGACTCCTTGAACTCAGATTGCCTGGCTTCATTTAAAATAACAGATCTTGGAAAAATAAACTATTCA agtgAACCATCGGCTTGCAATGAAGATGACTTATTTGAAGACAAACAAGAGAATCGTTACCTGGTGGTTCCACCTCTAGAAACAGGACTGAAA atttgtttttcttcttttcggGAATTACGGCAGCATCTCtttcttaaggaaaaaattatttcaaaatcttACAAAGCTTTGATAAACCTGGTTCAAGGAAAAGATGATAATACATCAAGTGCAGAGGAG gaaTGTCTTGTTCCTCTTTGGGGTGAAGAAGAAAATTCCGTCCATATCTCAGATGAAAAGGTATCAGACAATTTTCAAGATTCAGAACAGCTAGTAGAGAAGATATGGTATCGTGTAATGGATGATACCTTGGTTGTTGGAGTGAAAACTACATCTTCTTTAAAGCT GTCCCTGAATGATGTGACTTTATCATTGTTAATGGATCAAGCCCATGACTCCAGATTTCGGCTTCTTAAGTGTCAAAATAGAGTGATTAAGTTGAGTACAAATCCTTTCCCAGCACCATACTTGAAGCCAGATGAAATAGGATTGGAAGCAAAAAGGGTCAAGTTGACCCCTGATAGCAAGAAAGAGGAAAGCTTTGTTTGTGAACACCCATCTAAGAAAGAGTGTGTACAGATAATTACTGCTGTAACATCTCTTTCACCACTTTTAGCATTCAGTAAATTTTGTTGCACTGTACTGCTACACATTATGGAGAGAGAAAGTGGTAACTGTCCCAAAGATCGTTATGTTGTGTGTGGCAGAGTGTTTTTAAGTCTAGAAGATCTTTCAACTGGGAAGTACCTACTGATGTTTCCAAAGAAGAAACCTATAG AGCACATGGAAGATCTGTTTGCACTTCTCGCAGCATTCCACAAATCTTGTTTTCAAATCATGTCACCTGGCTATGCCCTGAATTCAATGAAGGTGTGGCTTTTAGAACATatgaaatgtgaaataatcaAAGAATTTCCAGAAGTGTACTTTTGTGAAAGGCCGGGAAGTTTCTATGGGACACTCTTCACCTGGAAACAGAGAACACCATTTGAAGGGATTTTAATAATCTATTCCAG gaATCAAACAGTTATGTTCCAGTGCCTTCATAATCTCATCAGAATTCTCCCTATAAACTGtttcctcaaaaatctaaaatcagGAAGTGAGAATTTCCTAATTGATAATATGGCATTTACTTTGGAGAAGGAACTAGTCACCCTTAGTTCTCTTTCTTCTGCCATAGCTAAACAT